From one Sardina pilchardus chromosome 6, fSarPil1.1, whole genome shotgun sequence genomic stretch:
- the abhd5a gene encoding 1-acylglycerol-3-phosphate O-acyltransferase ABHD5 yields the protein MRRRKMADEAVAIDRGSWWISSWLPSWCPTSTSQLKDAEEKILLPVKSKFSRQFVPISDQNVLSTLSFCEKVDNESTPLVLLHGFGGGVGLWVLNLDALSQQRPVYAFDLLGFGQSSRPHFSSDAQEAELQFVESIEQWRTAMGLDSMILLGHNLGGYLAAAYALKYPARVKHLIFVEPWGFPQRPDPGDEDRPIPIWIKALGAMLSPFNPLAGLRVAGPLGPALVQTLRPDFQKKYVSVFNDNTVTEYIYHLNVQTPSGETAFKNMTIPYGWAKRPMLQRIGLIRADIPMTIIYGSRSSIDGYSGNSIKELRPESHVEIIAIRGAGHYVFADQPDDFNQNVLHVCEALG from the exons ATGCGACGTCGAAAAATGGCCGATGAGGCTGTGGCAATAGACAGGGG GTCCTGGTGGATTAGTAGCTGGCTACCTTCCTGGTGTCCAACTTCCACTAGCCAACTGAAAGATGCTGAGGAGAAGATACTACTCC cTGTAAAAAGTAAATTCTCCAGGCAGTTTGTGCCTATCTCAGATCAGAATGTGCTGTCAACGCTGTCCTTTTGTGAGAAAGTAGATAACGAGTCCACCCCCTTGGTTCTGCTGCATGGCTTTGGGGGAGGTGTTGGGCTGTGGGTGCTCAACCTGGACGCCTTGTCCCAGCAGAGGCCAGTTTATGCCTTTGACCTGCTGGGCTTTGGCCAGAGCAGCCGGCCACACTTCAGTAGCGATGCACAGGAGGCCGAGCTGCAGTTTGTGGAGTCCATTGAGCAGTGGAGGACCGCTATGGGGCTGGACAGCATGATCCTGCTCGGCCACAACCTGGGCGGATACCTGGCAGCAGCATATGCCCTCAAATACCCAGCCAG AGTCAAGCATCTGATCTTCGTGGAGCCGTGGGGTTTCCCTCAGAGGCCTGACCCCGGAGACGAGGACAGACCCATCCCCATCTGGATCAAGGCCCTGGGAGCCATGCTCAGCCCCTTTAACCCTCTGGCAGGGCTCAGGGTTGCTGGACCACTAG GTCCAGCACTTGTACAGACACTGAGGCCAGACTTTCAGAAGAAATATGTATCTGTGTTTAACGATAACACTGTGACCGAATACATATACCATCTCAACGTCCAAACCCCAAG TGGTGAAACAGCCTTCAAAAACATGACCATCCCCTATGGTTGGGCCAAACGGCCAATGCTACAGCGAATTGGCTTGATCCGTGCAGACATACCCATGACCATCATCTATGGCTCTCGCTCCAGTATAGATGGCTACTCTGGCAACTCCATCAAGGAGCTGCGCCCAGAATCCCATGTGGAGATTATT GCCATCCGTGGGGCTGGCCACTACGTGTTTGCAGATCAGCCCGATGACTTCAACCAGAATGTGCTGCACGTGTGTGAGGCGCTGGGCTGA